One window from the genome of Malacoplasma penetrans HF-2 encodes:
- a CDS encoding iron-sulfur cluster assembly scaffold protein — MGYFSDDEAQSRKLILDHYEIPDNKISEDEASKLNDIYVSFNNRTASCIDNLTLYLKEENGIIVDVKFSGIGCAISTASTDIFCTMIKNKKVNDISDLIRKYFNMIDGDSFNEEELQYLSVFKNISKQLNRIKCAKVGIVAIEQLVTK; from the coding sequence ATGGGTTACTTTAGTGATGACGAAGCTCAAAGCAGAAAACTAATATTGGACCATTATGAAATTCCAGATAATAAAATTTCAGAAGATGAAGCTTCTAAATTAAATGACATTTATGTATCTTTTAATAATAGAACAGCATCTTGTATTGATAATTTAACTTTATATTTAAAAGAAGAAAATGGAATTATAGTAGATGTAAAATTTAGTGGAATTGGATGTGCAATAAGTACTGCATCAACAGATATTTTTTGTACAATGATTAAAAATAAAAAAGTGAATGATATCAGCGATTTAATTAGAAAATATTTTAATATGATTGATGGTGATTCATTTAATGAGGAAGAGTTACAATATTTATCAGTATTCAAAAATATTAGTAAACAACTTAATAGAATAAAATGTGCGAAAGTGGGGATTGTAGCTATAGAACAATTAGTTACAAAATAA